From Natrinema amylolyticum, the proteins below share one genomic window:
- a CDS encoding DUF5785 family protein, protein MSSNWPVDPDGEEGSEGMRKFDMRIIADKVDEEEDFPMDRDEFVAEYGDYPIRINYETVVPMSEIFEYVEPAEFETMLDMHKAVGDAMRAGNFWKYHPQGENPEKKHA, encoded by the coding sequence ATGAGCAGCAACTGGCCGGTCGATCCCGACGGCGAGGAGGGCAGCGAGGGGATGCGCAAGTTCGACATGCGGATCATCGCGGACAAGGTCGACGAGGAGGAGGACTTCCCGATGGACCGCGACGAGTTCGTCGCAGAGTACGGCGACTACCCGATCCGGATCAACTACGAGACGGTCGTCCCGATGAGCGAGATCTTCGAGTACGTCGAACCCGCGGAGTTCGAGACGATGCTCGACATGCACAAGGCCGTCGGCGATGCGATGCGCGCGGGTAACTTCTGGAAGTACCATCCGCAGGGCGAAAACCCCGAGAAGAAACACGCCTGA
- a CDS encoding GTP cyclohydrolase III, translating into MTNTQVTLVQIDNYGPWTVTPEPRREADLQTMQSRLFADISQFVGNRGGYVFFTRFDNMIAVTNGCSLEDHALLQESVGNRYPVSLSLGVATGTSPVQALSDATERLQAAGSAQDENRRECLEGRVIEDGYRMADDVQIAHFDVIDATGNYTDELNAFDTFIEIEQGYAELMRHMRYAHDSLSFFVGGDNVIVVCPDLADGDYEEAIAHVESAVDVEMQVGVGRGKSAHEAGFEAKHALETCRADGTRVELEWETV; encoded by the coding sequence GTGACTAACACGCAGGTAACGCTGGTTCAGATCGACAACTACGGGCCGTGGACCGTGACGCCGGAGCCGCGTCGGGAGGCTGACCTCCAGACCATGCAGTCCCGACTGTTCGCCGATATCTCGCAGTTCGTGGGCAATCGCGGCGGCTACGTCTTCTTCACTCGCTTCGACAACATGATCGCGGTGACGAACGGCTGCTCGCTCGAGGACCACGCGCTGTTGCAGGAATCGGTCGGCAACCGCTATCCCGTCAGCCTGAGCCTCGGCGTCGCGACCGGCACGAGTCCGGTCCAGGCGCTGTCCGACGCGACCGAACGCCTGCAGGCGGCCGGCAGCGCACAGGACGAGAACCGACGCGAGTGTCTCGAGGGCCGGGTCATCGAGGACGGCTACCGAATGGCCGACGACGTCCAAATCGCCCACTTCGACGTGATCGACGCGACCGGCAACTACACGGACGAACTCAACGCCTTCGACACCTTCATCGAGATCGAGCAGGGCTACGCCGAACTCATGCGACACATGCGCTACGCCCACGACAGCCTCTCCTTTTTCGTCGGCGGCGACAACGTCATCGTCGTCTGCCCCGACCTCGCGGACGGCGACTACGAGGAGGCCATCGCCCACGTCGAATCGGCCGTCGACGTCGAGATGCAGGTCGGCGTCGGCCGCGGGAAGAGTGCTCACGAGGCCGGCTTCGAGGCGAAACACGCGCTCGAGACCTGCCGCGCCGACG